In Dehalococcoidales bacterium, the DNA window ACAGGTGACAATTGACCCTTCCAGTTTTCCACTCGAAAGTTTTCCTCCCATATGCGGGCAACGGTTATCAGCAACGTAGTAACTGTCCCCAATCCTGGTCAGAAGAACTGCCCTGTCCCTGACTAAGACCTCCTTCATAGCTCCTTCTTCGAGTTCACCGGTTTTACCGACTTCTACAAAATTACTCATCAAGCTCACCTCATATTAGTACTGACCTACTTATATTCGATAAGTTCACCAATTATGTTGATTATATCCGGTACAACAAAGAAATGGGACTC includes these proteins:
- a CDS encoding Rieske (2Fe-2S) protein, encoding MSNFVEVGKTGELEEGAMKEVLVRDRAVLLTRIGDSYYVADNRCPHMGGKLSSGKLEGSIVTCPLHGSQFDLRNGQVVRWLKGSGLLAKVSKILKSPRQLTTYNVRVESDKILIEM